The following proteins come from a genomic window of Hymenobacter canadensis:
- a CDS encoding LysM peptidoglycan-binding domain-containing protein — MKRIVLVLLCWLPLLAAAQSVSVPATFDFAGLHLRLTEGGRRAVQQKVDALRSHPASFQARVNLADAYFPLIERVFQEEALPLDFRFLVIQESGLQGDAQSIHDAVGYWQFKRETAADFGVVMNDVVDERKHIVASSKAAAKYLKRNNNALHNWLNALLSYNLGSGGVKPYTLPTDFDATEMPISEQTHAYVLTMLAHKLAYEPAVGHNPKPQLQLQEFPAPPGLSMAGIAQSLQTDPAETARHNRWLLTPTVPTDRIYTMLVPITDPIQQTALAAQQKSATAGQLLNQPKPDPQNADYVRVNGIRALVALPGETKESMAKRAGLKVRKFMQFNDLFAFDNIVVGQPYFVQKKRDKSEVEYHVAQPGESVATVSQKYGIRAKAIWAKNRMPRNEELRPGRILWLKHTRPKDVAIEYADSKNEKALAAFERPSVAPAPKEAPSAPAPEKPAVKKRRIDETEPYRGNTASTMRELEDATEGDDTPTPSGAVTQPDSATDATTENLNELGTMPAAPPVVAPVPAPRPAPVAAPASIPTPKPVQAPAPAPAAPAAPRPVAATPPARKPLPASTPIGDEPATDDEPAAPVAAPKPAPKPAATAAPAAMQAPPKPAATPRPLPPTLPAAAGPVEPVPASGLHTVQPKETLYSVARRYGLRPADLIVWNNLPQSPSLRLGQVLRVTAGTPATSIAAPTTTATPAVAMVRHTVAGGESMYAISRKYGVTIKQIMEWNNKADFNVKPGEVLLVQPAK; from the coding sequence ATGAAAAGAATTGTACTCGTGCTGCTTTGCTGGCTGCCGCTGCTGGCGGCCGCCCAAAGCGTATCCGTTCCGGCCACCTTCGATTTTGCCGGCCTGCACCTGCGCCTCACCGAGGGCGGCCGCCGCGCCGTGCAGCAGAAGGTCGACGCCCTGCGCAGCCATCCAGCCTCGTTTCAGGCCCGCGTGAACCTGGCTGATGCCTACTTTCCTCTCATCGAGCGGGTGTTTCAGGAAGAAGCCCTTCCGCTGGATTTCCGCTTTCTGGTTATCCAGGAAAGCGGCCTGCAGGGTGATGCCCAGAGCATCCACGATGCGGTGGGCTACTGGCAGTTCAAGCGCGAAACCGCCGCCGACTTTGGCGTGGTGATGAACGACGTGGTGGATGAGCGCAAGCACATTGTGGCGTCCAGCAAGGCCGCCGCCAAGTACCTCAAGCGCAACAACAACGCCCTGCACAACTGGCTGAACGCCCTGCTCAGCTACAACCTGGGCTCGGGCGGCGTGAAGCCCTACACCCTTCCCACCGACTTCGACGCCACGGAAATGCCGATTTCCGAGCAAACCCACGCCTACGTGCTGACGATGCTGGCTCACAAGCTGGCCTACGAGCCCGCCGTGGGGCACAACCCCAAGCCGCAGTTGCAGCTGCAGGAGTTTCCGGCGCCACCCGGCCTATCCATGGCCGGCATTGCCCAGAGCCTGCAAACTGACCCCGCCGAAACCGCCCGCCACAACCGCTGGCTGCTGACGCCCACCGTGCCCACGGACCGCATCTACACGATGCTGGTGCCCATCACCGACCCGATTCAGCAAACGGCCCTGGCCGCCCAGCAGAAAAGCGCCACCGCCGGCCAGCTGCTCAATCAGCCCAAACCCGACCCGCAGAACGCCGACTACGTGCGCGTGAACGGCATCCGGGCGCTGGTGGCGCTGCCCGGCGAAACCAAGGAAAGCATGGCCAAGCGCGCCGGGCTTAAGGTGCGTAAATTCATGCAGTTCAACGACCTGTTTGCCTTCGACAACATTGTGGTGGGCCAGCCTTACTTCGTGCAGAAGAAGCGCGACAAAAGCGAGGTGGAATACCACGTAGCGCAGCCCGGCGAGAGCGTGGCCACGGTGTCGCAGAAGTACGGCATCCGGGCCAAGGCCATCTGGGCGAAGAACCGCATGCCGCGTAATGAGGAGCTGCGCCCCGGCCGCATTCTGTGGCTGAAGCATACCCGGCCCAAAGACGTCGCCATCGAGTACGCCGACAGCAAAAACGAAAAGGCGCTGGCGGCCTTTGAACGCCCTTCGGTAGCCCCAGCGCCCAAGGAGGCTCCGTCCGCTCCGGCGCCGGAAAAGCCGGCTGTGAAGAAGCGCCGCATCGACGAAACAGAGCCTTACCGCGGCAACACGGCCAGCACTATGCGGGAGCTGGAAGACGCCACCGAAGGCGACGACACTCCAACTCCTTCCGGCGCAGTCACGCAACCTGATTCCGCCACCGACGCCACCACCGAAAACCTGAACGAGCTGGGTACGATGCCCGCCGCGCCGCCTGTTGTGGCCCCCGTTCCGGCCCCGAGACCAGCTCCCGTGGCAGCCCCGGCCTCAATCCCGACCCCGAAGCCAGTGCAAGCGCCAGCCCCAGCACCGGCCGCTCCGGCCGCCCCGCGTCCCGTAGCGGCCACGCCGCCGGCCCGCAAGCCCCTCCCCGCCTCCACCCCCATCGGCGACGAGCCCGCTACCGATGACGAGCCTGCCGCCCCAGTAGCCGCGCCGAAGCCAGCCCCCAAACCAGCCGCCACCGCTGCGCCGGCAGCAATGCAGGCGCCCCCCAAGCCGGCCGCTACTCCCCGGCCGCTGCCGCCCACGCTGCCCGCTGCCGCCGGTCCGGTAGAGCCGGTGCCCGCCAGCGGCCTGCACACGGTGCAGCCCAAGGAAACGCTCTACTCCGTGGCGCGCCGCTACGGCCTGCGGCCCGCCGACCTGATTGTCTGGAACAACCTGCCCCAGAGCCCGTCGTTGCGGCTGGGCCAGGTGCTGCGCGTGACGGCGGGCACACCGGCCACCTCAATAGCCGCGCCGACCACTACCGCCACTCCGGCCGTGGCTATGGTACGCCACACGGTAGCCGGTGGCGAGTCGATGTATGCCATTTCGCGCAAATACGGCGTTACCATCAAGCAGATTATGGAGTGGAACAACAAGGCCGATTTCAACGTGAAGCCCGGCGAAGTGCTGCTGGTGCAGCCGGCCAAGTAG
- a CDS encoding LysM peptidoglycan-binding domain-containing protein — MRFLSRILTFSSLLLPISLAAQVQQTTPAAPAPGVALSEDSVRVMSGLVQASVRQLRAIYYEADDARATQLVETALLQIPAYNQRLSTYTASLPREQQQLLAQRLRQQPWQIELQTLLRSPQYKDFNTRTARSPGLKAAADRLAATGFLGTRPAGAKPTAGSVAKAPATTTPEKAMVAASAPKALAITGKPASATAPATMPGNSLAAAPARPLAAPITLAKPAPAKPDASKGVRHHTVTKGETLFAIARQYGVKPAQLQSWNDKPDNSVKIGEVLTIQTPE; from the coding sequence ATGCGTTTTCTTTCCCGAATTTTAACCTTCAGCAGCCTGTTGCTGCCGATTTCGTTGGCCGCGCAGGTCCAGCAAACTACCCCGGCCGCCCCGGCTCCCGGCGTGGCCTTGTCCGAAGATTCGGTGCGGGTGATGTCGGGGCTGGTGCAGGCCAGCGTGCGGCAGCTGCGCGCCATTTACTACGAGGCCGACGATGCCCGCGCCACTCAGCTCGTGGAAACCGCCCTGCTCCAGATTCCGGCCTACAATCAGCGCCTGAGCACCTACACGGCCAGCCTGCCCCGCGAGCAGCAGCAGCTACTGGCCCAGCGCCTGCGCCAGCAGCCCTGGCAAATTGAGCTGCAGACCCTGCTGCGCAGTCCCCAGTATAAGGACTTCAACACCCGTACCGCCCGCAGCCCCGGCCTCAAAGCCGCCGCCGACCGGCTGGCTGCCACGGGCTTCCTGGGGACCAGACCAGCCGGGGCCAAACCCACGGCCGGCAGCGTCGCCAAAGCACCAGCCACCACTACTCCCGAAAAGGCAATGGTGGCGGCATCAGCGCCAAAAGCGCTGGCTATTACTGGCAAACCAGCTTCCGCAACCGCGCCCGCCACAATGCCCGGCAACTCCCTGGCCGCGGCTCCTGCCAGGCCGCTGGCAGCTCCCATCACCCTGGCAAAGCCGGCGCCTGCCAAACCCGATGCCTCCAAAGGCGTGCGGCACCACACCGTCACCAAAGGCGAAACCCTTTTCGCCATTGCCCGCCAGTATGGCGTGAAGCCGGCCCAGCTGCAGAGCTGGAACGACAAGCCTGATAACAGCGTGAAAATCGGGGAAGTCCTTACCATCCAGACGCCCGAATAG
- a CDS encoding fatty acid desaturase family protein: protein MKYLTPSTDPAYDPAAPVSRSGAFFQQFIQDKRDLPFVYLILEISLTILPLIALLYVPGLDRGLWWAVFAVFLGLTTFFFKGPFGLMLHCTSHRILFKKKYGYLNHYIPWVIGPFFGQTPETYFTHHMGMHHPENNLPDDGSSTMYYQRDSLASFGRYLADFFVLGIPKLVQYLGRTNKHTFRTRLLRGEVVYLVACVVLGFVNLPATIAVLIMPVLVTRTIMMLGNWSQHAFIDAADPANCYTNSVTCINTKYNHKCWNDGYHISHHLKPALHWSEHPAHFRKNVAHYAQNKAIVFDGIHFLHIFAYLMTRRYDLLARNFVNLENQFSSEAEVVALLRSRTRRIARVPQAVPELAMA from the coding sequence ATGAAATATCTGACTCCTTCCACCGACCCGGCCTATGATCCGGCCGCTCCGGTTTCGCGCTCCGGTGCCTTTTTCCAGCAGTTTATTCAGGACAAGCGCGACCTGCCGTTTGTGTACCTGATTCTGGAAATCTCCCTCACAATTCTGCCGCTGATAGCGCTGCTCTATGTGCCGGGCCTCGACCGGGGCCTGTGGTGGGCGGTGTTTGCCGTGTTTCTGGGCCTGACCACGTTTTTCTTCAAGGGGCCTTTCGGGCTGATGCTGCACTGCACCAGCCACCGCATCCTGTTCAAAAAGAAGTATGGCTACCTCAATCACTACATTCCGTGGGTAATTGGGCCGTTTTTTGGGCAGACGCCGGAAACGTACTTCACCCACCACATGGGTATGCACCACCCCGAAAACAACCTGCCCGACGACGGCAGCTCTACCATGTATTACCAGCGCGACTCGCTGGCCAGCTTCGGCCGCTACCTCGCCGATTTCTTCGTGCTGGGCATTCCGAAGCTGGTGCAGTACCTGGGCCGCACCAACAAGCACACGTTCCGGACGCGGCTGCTGCGCGGCGAGGTGGTGTATCTGGTGGCCTGCGTGGTACTGGGCTTTGTGAACTTGCCCGCTACCATCGCCGTGCTGATTATGCCCGTGCTGGTCACGCGCACCATCATGATGCTGGGCAACTGGAGCCAGCACGCTTTCATTGATGCCGCCGACCCCGCCAACTGCTACACCAACAGCGTGACCTGCATCAACACCAAGTACAACCACAAGTGCTGGAATGACGGCTACCACATCAGCCACCACCTCAAGCCGGCGCTACACTGGAGCGAGCATCCGGCGCACTTCCGCAAAAACGTGGCCCACTACGCCCAGAACAAGGCCATCGTGTTCGATGGGATTCACTTCCTGCACATTTTTGCCTACCTCATGACGCGCCGCTACGATTTGCTGGCCAGGAACTTCGTGAACCTGGAAAACCAGTTCAGCTCCGAGGCTGAGGTGGTGGCTCTGCTCAGAAGTCGCACGCGGCGGATTGCGCGTGTGCCTCAGGCAGTGCCGGAGCTGGCAATGGCGTAG